The following proteins are encoded in a genomic region of Triticum dicoccoides isolate Atlit2015 ecotype Zavitan chromosome 1B, WEW_v2.0, whole genome shotgun sequence:
- the LOC119349091 gene encoding pentatricopeptide repeat-containing protein At4g14050, mitochondrial-like, with the protein MLFPTKWSKPMARCLLLRRHLTAATATAAATAPLPARSAHRVLDRSAQTDRIQELARLGRLREAREVFDAMPHRSIFAWNTMISAYCHSGMLEDARSLVDAISGGNVRTSTILLSGYARLGRVLDARRVFDGMLERNTIAWNAMVSCYVRNGDVTMARRLFDAMPSKDVTSWNSMLTGYCHSRQMVDAWHLFEQMPERNLVSWTVVISGYARIEQHRKAWDIFCMMHREGVSPDQSNFASVLLAVTGLRDLCVLEGLRPLALKTGFESDVVIGTSMLNAYTRDASALDTAMKFFEGMPERNEYTWSTMIAALSHGGRIDAATAVYERDPVKSIPCQTALLTGLARCGRITDARILFDQIPDPIVVSWNAMITGYMQNGMVDEAKELFDRMPFRNTISWAGMIAGYAQNGRSQEALDLLQAQHRNGMLPSLSSLTSSFFACSNIGALETGKQVHSLAVKAGCQFNSYVGNALITMYGKCGNMEYVRQVFSRMRVKDTVSWNSFISALVHNNMLEDARHIFDNMLSRDVVSWTTIISAYAQADRGTEAVEFFKIMLHKHEVPNSPILTILLSICGSLGAPKLGQQIHTVAIKHGRDSELIVANALMSMYFKCGSADSHKVFDSMEERDIFTWNSFITGCAQHGLGREAIKMYKHMRSAGVLPNEVTFVGLLNACSHAGLVDEGWQFFKSMSRDYGLTPLLEHYACMVDLLGRTGNVEGAEQFIYDMPIEPDAVIWSALLGACKIHKNAEIGRRAAERLFAIEPSNSGNYVMLSNIYSSLGMWVEVAEVRRIMKQQGVTKEPGCSWMQIRNKVYSFVTGDKQHEQIEEIESTLQDLYTSLRTAGYVPDTEFVLHDIDEEQKESSLLYHSEKLAVAYGLLVTPQGMPIQIMKNLRICGDCHTFFKFVSQVTKRDIDIRDGNRFHHFRNGSCSCGDFW; encoded by the coding sequence aTGCTGTTCCCCACCAAATGGAGCAAGCCCATGGCACGCTGCCTGCTCCTCCGCCGCCACCTCacggccgccaccgccaccgccgcagccACGGCGCCGCTCCCCGCGAGGAGCGCCCACCGGGTGCTCGACAGGAGCGCGCAAACCGACCGTATCCAGGAGCTTGCGCGGCTCGGCCGCCTGCGGGAGGCCCGGGAGGTGTTCGACGCCATGCCACACCGCAGCATCTTCGCCTGGAACACCATGATCTCCGCCTACTGCCACAGTGGGATGCTCGAGGACGCGAGGTCCCTCGTCGACGCCATCTCCGGAGGGAACGTGCGCACGAGCACCATCCTGCTGTCGGGGTACGCCCGCCTCGGCCGCGTGCTCGACGCCCGCAGGGTGTTCGACGGAATGCTCGAGCGGAACACCATCGCGTGGAACGCCATGGTCAGCTGCTATGTCCGCAACGGGGACGTCACTATGGCGCGCAGGCTGTTCGACGCGATGCCGAGCAAGGACGTCACGTCGTGGAACTCGATGCTCACCGGGTACTGCCACAGCCGGCAGATGGTGGATGCATGGCATCTGTTTGAGCAAATGCCAGAGCGCAACTTGGTTTCTTGGACAGTGGTGATCTCTGGGTATGCTAGAATCGAGCAGCATCGCAAGGCTTGGGACATCTTTTGCATGATGCACCGTGAAGGCGTGTCACCAGACCAGTCAAACTTCGCATCTGTGCTTTTAGCTGTGACGGGTCTTCGGGATCTTTGTGTTCTAGAGGGCCTACGCCCTTTAGCCCTTAAGACAGGATTTGAGAGTGATGTGGTCATTGGGACATCAATGCTAAATGCATATACTAGGGATGCAAGTGCGCTTGACACTGCAATGAAATTCTTCGAGGGTATGCCAGAGAGGAATGAGTACACATGGTCAACTATGATCGCTGCACTATCTCATGGTGGTCGAATCGATGCTGCTACTGCCGTCTATGAAAGAGACCCTGTAAAGTCCATTCCATGCCAGACTGCACTGCTCACAGGCTTAGCTCGATGTGGCAGGATTACTGATGCAAGGATTTTATTTGATCAGATTCCTGATCCTATTGTTGTGTCCTGGAACGCCATGATTACTGGGTATATGCAGAATGGAATGGTTGATGAGGCAAAGGAGCTGTTCGATAGGATGCCTTTCAGGAACACAATATCCTGGGCTGGAATGATTGCGGGGTATGCACAGAATGGAAGGAGTCAAGAAGCTTTGGATTTACTCCAAGCACAGCATAGGAACGGGATGTTACCTAGCCTATCTAGTTTGACCAGTAGCTTCTTTGCTTGTTCAAATATTGGAGCTCTTGAGACAGGAAAACAAGTGCATTCACTTGCGGTCAAGGCCGGTTGCCAGTTCAATAGCTATGTAGGTAATGCTCTCATTACTATGTATGGCAAGTGCGGAAACATGGAGTATGTGAGACAGGTCTTCAGTCGAATGCGAGTGAAAGACACTGTGTCATGGAACTCATTTATTTCGGCACTTGTGCACAATAATATGCTGGAGGATGCAAGACATATATTTGACAATATGCTCAGTCGGGATGTTGTCTCTTGGACTACGATAATATCTGCATATGCACAGGCTGACCGGGGGACTGAGGCAGTGGAGTTTTTCAAAATAATGTTACACAAGCATGAAGTACCAAATTCCCCGATATTAACTATACTTCTCAGCATTTGTGGAAGTCTTGGTGCTCCTAAGCTTGGGCAGCAAATCCACACAGTAGCCATCAAACACGGAAGGGATTCAGAACTTATAGTCGCTAATGCTCTCATGTCAATGTATTTCAAGTGTGGTTCTGCAGATTCTCATAAGGTTTTTGATTCAATGGAGGAACGGGACATATTTACATGGAATTCCTTCATTACAGGTTGTGCACAACATGGCCTTGGAAGAGAGGCCATCAAGATGTATAAACATATGAGATCTGCAGGGGTGTTGCCAAATGAGGTCACTTTTGTGGGGCTTTTAAATGCATGCAGCCATGCTGGTTTGGTAGATGAAGGTTGGCAATTTTTCAAGTCAATGAGCAGGGATTATGGACTGACTCCTCTGCTGGAACACTATGCATGCATGGTGGATCTACTTGGGCGAACTGGTAATGTGGAAGGAGCTGAACAATTTATATATGATATGCCTATTGAGCCAGATGCAGTGATTTGGAGTGCTCTTCTTGGGGCATGCAAGATTCACAAGAATGCGGAAATCGGTAGAAGGGCTGCTGAAAGACTCTTTGCTATTGAGCCATCAAATTCTGGCAACTATGTCATGTTATCAAATATATATTCTTCTCTAGGGATGTGGGTAGAAGTTGCGGAGGTACGGAGAATTATGAAACAACAAGGTGTCACAAAAGAGCCTGGCTGTAGCTGGATGCAGATTAGGAACAAAGTGTACTCATTTGTCACTGGAGATAAACAGCATGAGCAAATTGAAGAGATAGAATCTACCCTCCAGGATTTGTACACTTCGTTAAGGACTGCAGGCTATGTGCCTGACACTGAATTTGTTCTCCATGACATCGATGAAGAGCAGAAGGAGAGTTCCCTTCTGTATCACAGTGAGAAGCTTGCTGTTGCTTATGGCCTTCTTGTTACACCCCAGGGCATGCCTATACAGATAATGAAGAACCTTAGGATATGTGGTGACTGTCACACTTTCTTCAAGTTTGTGTCACAAGTCACCAAGAGAGATATTGACATTAGGGATGGAAATCGGTTTCATCATTTTAGGaatggaagttgttcatgtggtgaCTTCTGGTGA